Genomic window (Dyadobacter fanqingshengii):
TACTGAATAACTACTTGCCTAATCAAGGCAATACTTATCTGCCAACAGGATCTAATTTGCAGATTGGTGGAGCGGGAAACAATACCCCACCGGGGAATGTCAGTAACAACGGCACGGTAAACTCAGCGGGGAGCATGCCCAGATCTATCAATGATTCAGCAAATCGGGCAAGTAGGTGACAGATTGTTAATTACAAGATTTAATAAACTACAACAAAAAAACAGGTAAACTATGTGTAACAAACGAGGGTGTCAATGTGAAGAAAATTTCGATGCAGAAATTGCATTCAAAAGACTGAGTGAAAAATATAATGATCTTGCCGAAATTGTTGCCAACTATTTATCAGAAGCTGATATTGCTGACAGGTCTATTCGTGCGAAATCTGCACAGCGAATGGCAGAGTTGCTCATTAGAATAGTGGGCGGTTCAAGAGTCGCGGAGGGCGAATACCCTGAATGCTGCTTGGTTGGAACAAAAAATGTAAATGGAACTTCAGATTGGTTTTGTACAGGCATTTTGGTTCATCCAAGAATTGTTTTGACAGCGGCTCATTGTTTCCAGCCGGGGAGTTCCTATGTTGTCGCATTAAACACCGTGAATCAAAATGGATTGTCAAAAGCAGAAATTATTGATGTAAAGAAAGCGGTTCAACATGCAGGGTATCAACAAACAGGAAAATTCAATGATATTTCAGTTCTAGTATTGAGCAGAACAGCTGCTACCGTTCCAATCCAAATTGCATCCTCAGACGAAATAAATACTGCCCTGAATACAACGTTAGTAGGCTTTGGAAATGATGACGTAAATAGTACTGTTGGATTTGGCATCAAAAGAGTGGTGAGCGTTCCCATAAACAGTATCAGAAGAGCAATTCATGATAATTTGGACGCGGATGAAAACTATTACGATTATGAATCTGATTTGGAGTTCGTTGCAGGAGGAAACGGCTATGACTCATGCAATGGGGATAGTGGCGGACCTGCATACATAGTAGTTGATGGAGTGAGAAAGCTGGCTGGATTGACATCAAGATCAACGGCGAGGGCAAACACGCGCTGCGGTGATGGAGGCATTTACACACGCGTTGATGCGCACCTTAACTTCATAAGCGCGCTCACTCCTATTTCCTGATTTTGCCTGAAATATTTTGTGATGGTCAAATTGAATAAGCTGTTAATTCGGGTTGCAATCTTGTTCTCAACAAAACGGAAATTACTGAAATCGACATAGATGAAACCGATAGGTATTTTTCTTATTCTTCGGGAGCTAAGTTTAAAATCTCTCAAAGTATTCGAGAGTGACAGTATTGGCGAAAAGGCGAACTGGATTTTGTGTCTAATAGTACCCATACTCATGGGCCTAAAAAAAGCCATAAATGGCAGTTCGTGATTTCGAAAATTCGCAGAAGACTGAAGTTATGAATGACCAAAGGCTGATATAGAGATTTTCATAGCCTTGATTCGCGGCATTTAGTCAGCAAAATCTGCACTGAGCTAAAAGTTTTAAAGCTTACAATATTAGCAGCCAAGGATTAAAATGAAGTTAGCCGCTTCCTAGGCAATAAGATAAGCCTAGGAAGCGGCTACCAAACTTTGAGCAATTTAACATGTGATACTTACTGTGCAAGACTAGGTATTTAGGCTGACTATCAGAAGCGACGTAAGTGGCCGTAATATTATGATATGAAATTTGACATCTTAGGGCTAGTTGTTTTTTAATATCGTATTGATAGATAAAAGCCTCAGAAAAATTCTGAGGCTAAAATAATTCAAAATAATTTTACAGGTCTTAATGAAGCTGATATTTTTGTTCTGCACGTATATTGACACCGTCGATATGAGCTCGATGTATAAGATCAATATTACTTACAGATCCACTGATAGTGCCTGTGAATCTTCGAATCCGATCTATAACAAAACCCATATCTTCCATAGTTTCAGCAACTTTTTCAATTACTTCAATATGACGATCATCAACTACAGCAAAAAAAGGTATAACCTCATCCTCATTTGTTTTTGTTTGTTGCTTGAGCATGGTTAATATTAATAGTTACCCTCCAAGATAACAAAAATATTAACAACTTCCAAATTAATTTTAGATGGCTTGAACTAAACCGCACCCCGAATCATATGGGGATAAATTTAGTGACTTGGCATTTCTAGTAAGATAGTTACGAAACTCCATAGCTGGCATGTCGGGGTAGGCTTCGGCCACTAGCGCTGCAATACCAGAAACAAGAGGCGTAGCCATACTGGTTCCACTATCGACAAAGTAATTTTGAGGGCCGATATAGGAACTTCTGATATCAACGCCTGGTGCGACTAAATCTACTGAACTGCCGCAAGAGAACAGGTCCAGAGTACCACAAGAGAAATCCGCAATACGGCCGTCTCGACTTATCGCTCCGACAGATAGAATCGATGGACAATTTGCAGGAGAATTCACTGGTTTCACTATGTTACCAGGACGATCACTATCGTTTCCGGCAGCCGCAATGATGATCGTGCCATGCTGCAACGCTCTCCGCGCGATAGTCTCATACATTTCTTGAAAAGGGTCTGTAACCTCGACTGACCCACCCAAGGACATAGAAATAATCTTGCAATTATTACTAATCGCCCACTCAATCCCTTCAGTAAGTGACCCGTCTGTACCCTCTCCATTGTCATTCAGCACTTTACCAACGAATAGGTTAGCTTCAAACGCAACACCATATCTTTCACCAAGACTCGATGTTTTCGGGCCTGCAGCAATTCCGGCACAATGGGTACCATGGCCCAGCCGGTCGTCCGCTGAGGTAGCCCCTTCTGCGAAAAATGCACTTTGAATGGAACGATTGGCGAAATCAGGATGATCAAAATCAAAACCTGTGTCCAACACAGCCAAATTCACTCCTTTTCCAGAATATTTAGATGCCAAAACATTGGTCATTTCCAAATGCCAAGCTCCGCTCAGTGCTAGATCTGTCCGCTCTGTCTTCGAACTAGCTCCAATTGTAGCGCCACTCGGTTCTAACGACTTCTCATATAAATGCTTTACTGCGTCAAAATAACCCTGCATGTAGAAGGGATTAAGATTGTTTAGTGCATATACCTTCTGTTCTGGGCGCATCACCAATATATCTTTATCGTCTTCAATTCTCTTCATCAATTGTGCATCTTTTCCATCCAATACTATAACTCCTAGCTGTTGTAAATACAAGCCCTGAGCTCCTTCATTAAATGCTTGTACCGAAAACCCCTTCTTTTTGTTGTTATAATCATTTGACGATGCGATTCGAAGTGATGTCTTTCTCTCAATAGTGTTCTTAATTTTCTTGTCCTGAAAATTTTTTACGACTGCAATGTATCTACCCGTTGTTTTTGACCCATCAATCGAGGATCCCCTCTTTACGGGATTTATGGAAAACTGGCTCATATGTAAAATTGTTAATATGGGGAAAATTTGATGTTAGTAATATAAATTGAGTACAAATTTCTTTAATAACACAAAACACGTGATACTACACAATATATTTATCCATAATACCAAATTAGGTACTATATACGGAAGCGAGACGCTCACAAAGTAGAAGTTTACATGAGCGAATTTAGGACAAATCACTGCTGGTGAAATTAATAAAAAAAGTATAAAATAAATAAATATATCGTTTGTTATTTGATGACTCTGTTCACCAAATGTATGCTAGCGGGTGGATCAAAACGCACAAAGGATTTCAATCCAGTAGATGATGGATTGCTCTAAGTTTCCTTTGGCAGTTTCTTGCCAATTTAAATTCCGACTGAGGCGCTGTTTAATTTTCGAACCTTGGACCTCAGCCTACCTTGCCAGTGACAGGCCAGTGTTGTAACGGTTTACTCCTTGCACAGTGAGGTGTATATATATTGGTAATGCTAGTCAATTGCGGACGTCAAAAGCTATTGCGATATGCTAGGATATAAACTACCTGACCGTTTAGTAAGTTTTCTAGCAAGGTCAGCACTATGTACGAAAGAGTTTTTATATTGTACAATCACTTTTTTGGACCATTGGTATTCATTTACCTTCCTAACTTTATCTATTTGCAGTCATGGAATACAAGAAAGAAAAAGAGGAATCTGCTGACGTACAGGTTGGACCGTTTTTACTAAGTAGAAATACCTACCGTTTTATTATTCGATTCGGCGGACCCTTTTTTACAGTGTTAGGGCTAGTTCTATCAATCTTTCAAGTTTACCAGGCGACTGCAGATTCAAAAGAAAACCAGGACCGCATGGTTGAAATTCTTGCGAAGATGTCTACAAAGAACATCGGAGAGTTTCCAGCTAATTTGAATAAAATCAACATTTTACTTGAAAATGCAAAAGACAGCGTTCATATATTGGCTGATGTGCCTGCCTACGGGCAGTTCTCTAGCCCCGACGATTATCTGAAGTATAAAAGATTTCTCGATGGTATCAATGCGGGGTCTAAAAGGAAAATCGAGGTGAAGATGGTTACGTATGGAGCTGATAAGAGAATAGAAAAGATAAGAGAGCAATTCTCACAAGCTAAAATAATTTACACAGAATTAAATCCTAACGGCACCCTGAAAAAGAAAATTGACAACTACTTCGAAAAACTATTTACTCGTAGACAAAATGAAAAAATCGATATAAAAGAATACGACTTATATAGATATATTGAGGAAGTTAATAAGAATTTGGTTTACAGCATAAAGACAACGACAACTATTGACTATCTCGAGGAGAACAGGTCAAATTTTCCAATGTTTATTTGGGTTCGGGATGGAGAGGAAGCGATATTTTCTTTGATAAATTATCCAAATAACACGACGGAAGTTGCTTTCGAAACAGTTGATAAGCCCCTTGTGAGTATGCTAGAAAATATTTTTCAAGGAGCATATCTGCAAGCGAGTAATTCTCCCAAAGATTCCACCAAATAGCGTTTATTTTGGCCAATCCAGCGGCGACTATTGCCGTTAGATAACATTTATTTAAATGAATTTATGGTTTGGTAGTAGGTGTCGAGCAAAGATACTTAGAATAATCCCGTCATCCTAAAGCGCGACCTATATGCCTGACCTATCAAACTACATACGTGTTAATTACCGATCTTTGTTCATGTTTTGAGAATACCGATCGGAGATCTTTTATGATTGATAGTGGAGATGTGTAGCGGGGCATTTTCTAATCAATTGTGGGAGACAATGTTTTTTTTCCGATAGCAAAGAAGAGAAAAACAATGGCAGCGCGCTATGCACTTTCGTGCGGTCTTGGAGGAGATAGTTTGTGGACCCAGGACTAACGGGCGTATGGACTTTTCAGTTTGATTATTCCGACGCACTGAGCCCGGATCTTCAAGCACAAATTTGATCCGACAATGTTTTCTAGCAAATACGACTATTTTAGAAGTTCAAAATTTGACTTGTTAGCAGTACAATTCAAGATATTCATTTGATGAAAACTTTGTATTTCACGTATTTAATGCGATTTTTCGATGCGATTAAAGACGCACCTTTGACTTGTGCCTCGATCGGAAAACTTCTTCTTTCAAATTGTTGATCTACATCCTTTTCTTCAAAGATTACCATGGAAAGTTTGTGATCTATTAAAAGTCAGTTTGCCATTCTTTTACTTTTCTTAAGAAGTCCTAAGATTATAAGTCATTTACGGAAAGCAATTCTCACGAGGAACTTTACTAACTACTTTTCAACAATGAGATCCAATTATAAGCAAATAACCCTTAGAGAAATCGGGAGATAGAGCTATTTCACAATATTAGTGTCCTGGCTATTCAGAAATGCAGAATCGAGAGGTGCGGTGTCTCGGCGCTAGCTGTTAGAGAATTGTGAGAAGCGAGGGATTGGAACGAGCAAATCAATTAGCTGCTCTTCAACCAGTTCGAGTCCCAAACAACTTGTAATCCATGATTCACGTCTCGAGCTCGTTTTTCCACCCTGATAAAGCTTAAAGAGATTAATTTATAGCGATACAACCGGTCATAACCGGTTATATCGCTATTGAAAACTCAGTAGTCAGCAAACACGTACCCATCCACCTCAGTATACCCTTCCAGGAATAAATCCCGAGCAAAAGCGTCATAGTCAAAATACCGTTCAAGCACCGAAGGGGTATTAGCTAACATTCCTGTGTCCTCAACGTACTGATAAGCATACTCTATTTTCGCATCCTTCATCGATCCTCCGAAGTACCCGCGGTAGCTCTCTTGAAATGAGTCGACCTGCTCAGATAGTGCCTTTCCATTCGCCGGCCAGCTACTAATTTGTTCGCAGTAGACCTTGAAAGCTTCGGCTGTATCATCATCCATCTCGTCCAGTGCTTGGAAGTACTCAAACACCTTATCGTCCAAACTACACTCTGAAATCAAGAAATCAGGAATGTTTTCCCATTCCTGAAACATAAGCTCTGGGTCAAACTCATTCCGATGATATTCATAGCAATCCTGATAAAACTCCTTTGCATCAGCATAGTCTGTCAAATCAAACCATTTCCCAAAGAGTGAACCGCTGTTGTACATTCCATAAGTGCCTACATAAATCTTTGGAGCGTTTTCTGATGATTTCATGATTGAAAGTCTTTAAAGTTACGAGCCCCGGCTTTGTGCTCAGGGCAATCGCCTCCTTCAACCGAAGAAAAAGTGACGGGGCTTGCCCCTTGGGTGCAAAGTCGGGAGGCGGTTTAAGGAGCTGCGCCTAGCCGCGGTAAATAGCCGGAGACTTTGCTCCCGTCACTTTTCACTTCGTAACTTTCGTTGCACTGACTGACAAGTGTGCGTGGTTTTCAACTCTGGAAAACATATTATTAGCAGTTGCTCTGTTCTAATATTCGTTAGATACTTAATCCTTGTTGTTTCCGCCGAGACTTTTTCTTGCGTTTTACAGGCACAAAAGCTTGCGACATATCCATACCCATTCGCTGTTCAAGATTTTGCAATGAATAGTCTTTCCCCAGGTCAGAACCTTTCACTTTCATCCGATTTTGCATATTGAAAAAGGCTATACCTCTTCCTATATACGTCTTGAATCCGTGCGTTTGCATCTGCTTTTCAAACTCGTCGATTGAAGATGCTTTTGCTAAAACTTGATCTACCAAACTTCTAAGGTTGATGATTGCGGTATCCTGCCTTGGTGCTTGCTGCTTTCCTTTTTGATTCAAGCTCATGTCAGAAGTTATTGTGAGTCCAAGTTCTAATTCCATGCGTCTTGAAAATTCTCCCGTCCGCGCATAGTTTTTAAAATGATCGGCGGTGTTTTTGCCGTTGTAGTTGATCCGGTTTGCGACAATATGAATGTGCTTATGCTTCGTGTCGTTGTGCTTGAAGGCAAGCATTTGGTTCTCTGCAAAACCAAATTCTTTTGCAAACTCCACGGCCAAACTTGTAAGCTTCGCTGCGGGCGGATCTTCCCCTGGCGGAAAGCTGAACGATTGATGCCAAACATATTTGTTGAGATTTCTGTTTTTGTCCCTGTTATCCAGCATTTGCCTGGCGAGATAATCCAAGTCCAGCCTTCCATCCGGCATTGCATTTATGCCAAGATGCTGAATGTAAATAAGCTCTCCCCGCACATCGTCAATCGTAACTTCTTTCAATTGTTTTGCTGTCAATTCCTTTTCGTAATAACAATAGCTCAATATTCCCTTCGCGAAGTTTCCCAAACCCACTTTTCCAATCATAAGTCGAAACGTTTAAGTATTGCCGTGACCTTCTCTTCAATGATCCTATGCACTTGATCTGGATGATCCGCTACATCCGATTTCCATACCCGAAGTTGTCCAGCCAGCTCAGCTGGTTGATAGTAGCTGTCATACTTTGCCAGTAATTCTTGGGCATTACGAAAGATGTTTTTGGTCGTTTCAAGAATGCTGGTCTTGTTTTGAGATTCCGGAAGAATCCGCTGAATGTATAGCGTCAACTGGTGCATCCACTCCTGCACATTATTGAGGGTCTTATGGAATGTCCTGATCTCAAAATCTTCAAATATCCAGAGCGTGATGACCTGCGAAAGTAAGCGCAGGTGCTGACTGCTCTGCATCCATTGCCGACTTTGCATCTGATGATCCTTTGTTTTCAAAACCGCAAGCGACAAAATGCCACTAAGCTGTTCGAGCGTCCGGATCATCTCCGCCGTTCGGGCGGGCAATGTTTTCTTTTGTGGTCGTTTGATGGGTGTGTCAAGTGCCAGTGTCAAAAAGAATTGGCTTGCTGAAAGTCCGCTCTTTTCGATCAACTGTTTAATCCTCGCTTTTTCATCTTTGGTAACCCATACAGAAAAGTGATCCCTTCGCACAACCTTCTCCTCTTTCGGTGGTCTTCCTTTTCTTTTGCTTTCCATAATATCTACGATTTAAGCTATGAGCCGCGAGGCGAATAGCAGGGGTCCAGGGGTTTTCCCATGGCCAGCCGCCGGGGAGTCGCTTTTTGCGACGTACCGGCGATAGCTGGCTGTGGAAAAACCACCGTGGTTCCCGAAAATATTAGAGTTTGTTTGTCTTTGTTTGAAAATGTTCGAAATCTGATCTCAGACTTACCAGGCGTTACTACCGCCCAAGTGGAATGAGCATTTCCTTAGTCTTTTTGTCAAAAAAGTATTCTCGACCGATCAACACGTCACTTTTCTTTCCTTGAGGTCGAAGCTTCAAAAAATTCCCACGCTCATCTTGCACGATCTCACCATTCTGCATTAACAGACGATATTCCGGTGCATTTTTGTAAGCCTCGATAATCCTGCTGCGCTCTCGGTATTCCTCGTCAGTTGAGATAAGCCAAGAAAATAAAAACGATAAAACGATCGCAACAACAGACCATGGAAGACTCAGCGACAAGCCATAATAGAAGGCTTGCTTTTTGTTGGAAAAATGAACCGGTCGCTGGTTACTTTTTATCGCAGCTGCCGCTTTGTCAATTGTGTCTACGGATTGATCGACCTCGGCCTTAATTCGTTCAAAGTGTTCCTCAACCTCGGCTAGCAGCAAAGCGGACCAGTCATCGATTTCTTGGGCGTATTCGAACTGAGAGATAAATTCGAAATCCAACTTTTTTATATCGAAATCGTCTTCTTTATATTTCCACTTGATGAACTCACGGGTGTGTTTGAGCGAAGTCTCGTATCGTTCGAGTGTGCCTGGTGCAAAGTCGGTGCCGACAAGTTCTGCGACCTGCTCATTATGCTCCTTGAAGATTTTTAGGATTGTCATTTTGCTCTCTTCCTTTCCGAGCATCAAATTTTTGATCGCGTCCGCGGTCAACTCTTTATCTGCGTCTAATAATGCTTTCTTAGCTTGAAACACTTTCGTTGTCAGTGAGTCTAGATAAGCGTTGAGCTCCTTTGTATCTTCTTTATTCCCGGTTGCTCTCCCGGCTCTGACATTCCATTTGGATGGATGCCAGATTCGCCTTGTAGCAATGTCCCTGGCCTGATGATTCACTGTGACACGCATGTAGATTGCTCTTGTGCCATCTTCGTTTTCTGCCCTTGGGGTTTTCAAAAAGAAATTCAACCCGAAACTGTTTTCTAACATAATACAACCGGTTTTAGATGAACAAAAATCGAATTGTTACCATTGAAATGCAAGATGTTTACGTGGTGAACATCTTGCTAACCAGTTAGTTAAGTACCTGATCGTGGAAGTTTTTTTGCGATTATGTTACTTCCACGAATCGCTACATTTTTATCGGGATTTTTTGAATATTTTGGTATAACCCAAAAACGCAAAAACCCCGTTTAAAGCGTTTAAACGGGGTTTTTTAATGTTTTGACATCATGTCCTGCAGAGAGAGAGGGACATGAAATATGTCTATATCTAACTGAAAATCAATATTTTACAACTTCATAAAAAGTCTGCTCACCGAATTGCTCACCGAGATTTCTTTGGACTGCAACTACCCGCAAATTTAACAATGATTTGACCGAACGACAAACTGTTTGGGCAGCCGAAAACGGAATGTACCTGCAAAGTTCCACGTTGAAATACGATGAAGGTGGCAAGCCTTTTCATGTGCAGCAAGCTGAGCAGATGAGGTTGTACAAGGAAGCGGGGAAAAAAAGCAGGACATCAGCGCGAACCAAGAGTTTCCCTGATTCGGTCAATTTTTGCATTGGTAAACGATCGGACCACTATTATTTTGGACAGGAAAGCGATCGTCGTGATAAAATTGGAATGATTGAACAGGACAAACGAGTAATTTTTGGTAGAAGCTATGCTGCGGAACCAGATCAACTCATCAAAGAGTTGGCGCAAGACGAAGCTATTCAGGAAGCAGATACAGTTCTCTTGACGATCCCCAACACATTGGGAGTTGATTACAACGTACACGTACTGTCTTCAATTTTAGAGCATGTGGCGCCCGGATTGGGGTGGCGATAAAGCCTGGTCTGGTAGCTGTTAAAGATTCACTTGGGAAATGACATTTCAATAACAGTCTGAAAGGCTTGCAAATCAACGGTTTGCAAGCCTTTTAAATTCCCCGCCAATCGTTCAAATTTCTTAATTCTTAGTCTCACTAAAACTCAGCCACCCAATTGCACCGCCTTCTGCATGGCCTGATACCTTTGATCCCAACGGGCTAAATCCTGGTTCAGGTTATCATCGATATGGACAGGATCCTTGGCCTGGAAATTACCACCCCAGCGAAGATTGGGATCATCAATAATGGATTTGATAAACAGCCGCACTGGCTCCGGCACCTGCGGGTATTTTGCAAGTACTTTGGAGTCGGCCAGTTGCTTTTTGTTGTCATAGACTACGTTCATGTCGATAGCATGTCCAGCCATATGATTGGAACGGGTAGCGGGCTTTACAATTGCTCCGGCTACATTCGCGGAGGTTCGGAAGGAACTCGTGACATGAACAAACACATTGGCTCGCTCAGCATGCTGATTGATCATCTCCAGCGTCGGTACAAATAGTACATCGGCCCGGCACGGTTTACCCTGAAATCGGGAAGCTTCGAACAAAACGAGGGGTGAGTTGGCACTTGGCAGATTGTTTACAGCGAGGTCGCTCCAATTTTTACCGTAAAAAGCATTGATGTCCCTGAGCATCAGATCCATCAACGGCCTCGTCAGTAAATCGCCATCAGAGTCGATCTGATTATCCCGGGCATAGGCCTTCATAGCCTTGCGGGTACTGTCGCCATACATCCCGTCCGCTCCGAATTTTTGGAAATTCAGCTGTTCGGCATACCCTCTTTCAAATAACATAAGTTGAATGGCTGTGACGCTCATCCTGGTACCTCTGGAAATATATTTTTTTGCCCGCAAATCGGAATTGTAGATGGACCATAACAAGTACATTTCGGGCAAAAAGCTATGACGCTGCAGCATTAGTTTCGCTAAGGAATTTGACACCGAAGTTCCATCATCTGTCAGTTTGTTTTTTGTCGCAAAAGCCGCTACCGCGTCTGCAGTAGCGGGGCCGAAATCTCCATCGACCTCGTATTTATCCAATTTCAATTCCTTTTTGAAGCCCAATTCAAAAAGGACCTTTTGCAGATCTTCTATTAAAGCGAGATCCGCAGAACCTTTGAACAGAAAGGCACTAACATCTCCTTGCTTCAAAGCAGTGGCAATAAGGTTCGAGCATTCCATATTATGTTGTTTTCAAAACTGTGATTGTTTCTATTAAGAGCCTGTCGTTCATGGATCTTCCTGATCATTAAACTTAGGCAGAAACTTTTACGGCTGTGCTCAACTGTTATGCTTCGTAGCCCGCAAAAGTGAGCAAATACACTGTTTTGTTTAGAAGAATGACATCTTAAAAACGTATTCTAGATTGGCGATGAATTTGGAAAAAGGGAGTGTATGCCTGTTCAGAAAGTTTGTAGATTTTCAGGAATAAGTTGTTTCGATGAAGGTGCTTCTTATAGGTTGATGAACCAATAGGCAATTCAACTTTTGGCTTAATATTTCTTGACTAGCTCGCACCGATACAGTTCTAACCTATTCGTTGCCTGGTTTAATGCGTGGTGCACGTTCTTATCAGGCAGCCATCATTCCAAAAATCTTTAGACTTATAAATCGTATTTGAGACATATTATACTGGAAGCTAAGGCATTAATTTCTTTTCCATTTTCGACGTTGATTCCTCCTGGAAGCCTACGCTGCTCGTCTTAAAGTTAATCCACTAGACAAGCTCAGACATTACTGAAAATTTATTATCGACTAATCCGCCCTAAGCTAAATCATTGCCGGACAAA
Coding sequences:
- a CDS encoding S1 family peptidase, yielding MCNKRGCQCEENFDAEIAFKRLSEKYNDLAEIVANYLSEADIADRSIRAKSAQRMAELLIRIVGGSRVAEGEYPECCLVGTKNVNGTSDWFCTGILVHPRIVLTAAHCFQPGSSYVVALNTVNQNGLSKAEIIDVKKAVQHAGYQQTGKFNDISVLVLSRTAATVPIQIASSDEINTALNTTLVGFGNDDVNSTVGFGIKRVVSVPINSIRRAIHDNLDADENYYDYESDLEFVAGGNGYDSCNGDSGGPAYIVVDGVRKLAGLTSRSTARANTRCGDGGIYTRVDAHLNFISALTPIS
- a CDS encoding S8 family peptidase, which encodes MSQFSINPVKRGSSIDGSKTTGRYIAVVKNFQDKKIKNTIERKTSLRIASSNDYNNKKKGFSVQAFNEGAQGLYLQQLGVIVLDGKDAQLMKRIEDDKDILVMRPEQKVYALNNLNPFYMQGYFDAVKHLYEKSLEPSGATIGASSKTERTDLALSGAWHLEMTNVLASKYSGKGVNLAVLDTGFDFDHPDFANRSIQSAFFAEGATSADDRLGHGTHCAGIAAGPKTSSLGERYGVAFEANLFVGKVLNDNGEGTDGSLTEGIEWAISNNCKIISMSLGGSVEVTDPFQEMYETIARRALQHGTIIIAAAGNDSDRPGNIVKPVNSPANCPSILSVGAISRDGRIADFSCGTLDLFSCGSSVDLVAPGVDIRSSYIGPQNYFVDSGTSMATPLVSGIAALVAEAYPDMPAMEFRNYLTRNAKSLNLSPYDSGCGLVQAI
- a CDS encoding antirestriction protein ArdA encodes the protein MKSSENAPKIYVGTYGMYNSGSLFGKWFDLTDYADAKEFYQDCYEYHRNEFDPELMFQEWENIPDFLISECSLDDKVFEYFQALDEMDDDTAEAFKVYCEQISSWPANGKALSEQVDSFQESYRGYFGGSMKDAKIEYAYQYVEDTGMLANTPSVLERYFDYDAFARDLFLEGYTEVDGYVFADY
- a CDS encoding relaxase/mobilization nuclease domain-containing protein codes for the protein MIGKVGLGNFAKGILSYCYYEKELTAKQLKEVTIDDVRGELIYIQHLGINAMPDGRLDLDYLARQMLDNRDKNRNLNKYVWHQSFSFPPGEDPPAAKLTSLAVEFAKEFGFAENQMLAFKHNDTKHKHIHIVANRINYNGKNTADHFKNYARTGEFSRRMELELGLTITSDMSLNQKGKQQAPRQDTAIINLRSLVDQVLAKASSIDEFEKQMQTHGFKTYIGRGIAFFNMQNRMKVKGSDLGKDYSLQNLEQRMGMDMSQAFVPVKRKKKSRRKQQGLSI
- a CDS encoding plasmid mobilization protein — encoded protein: MESKRKGRPPKEEKVVRRDHFSVWVTKDEKARIKQLIEKSGLSASQFFLTLALDTPIKRPQKKTLPARTAEMIRTLEQLSGILSLAVLKTKDHQMQSRQWMQSSQHLRLLSQVITLWIFEDFEIRTFHKTLNNVQEWMHQLTLYIQRILPESQNKTSILETTKNIFRNAQELLAKYDSYYQPAELAGQLRVWKSDVADHPDQVHRIIEEKVTAILKRFDL
- a CDS encoding phage integrase SAM-like domain-containing protein translates to MLENSFGLNFFLKTPRAENEDGTRAIYMRVTVNHQARDIATRRIWHPSKWNVRAGRATGNKEDTKELNAYLDSLTTKVFQAKKALLDADKELTADAIKNLMLGKEESKMTILKIFKEHNEQVAELVGTDFAPGTLERYETSLKHTREFIKWKYKEDDFDIKKLDFEFISQFEYAQEIDDWSALLLAEVEEHFERIKAEVDQSVDTIDKAAAAIKSNQRPVHFSNKKQAFYYGLSLSLPWSVVAIVLSFLFSWLISTDEEYRERSRIIEAYKNAPEYRLLMQNGEIVQDERGNFLKLRPQGKKSDVLIGREYFFDKKTKEMLIPLGR
- a CDS encoding peptidoglycan-binding protein, translated to MECSNLIATALKQGDVSAFLFKGSADLALIEDLQKVLFELGFKKELKLDKYEVDGDFGPATADAVAAFATKNKLTDDGTSVSNSLAKLMLQRHSFLPEMYLLWSIYNSDLRAKKYISRGTRMSVTAIQLMLFERGYAEQLNFQKFGADGMYGDSTRKAMKAYARDNQIDSDGDLLTRPLMDLMLRDINAFYGKNWSDLAVNNLPSANSPLVLFEASRFQGKPCRADVLFVPTLEMINQHAERANVFVHVTSSFRTSANVAGAIVKPATRSNHMAGHAIDMNVVYDNKKQLADSKVLAKYPQVPEPVRLFIKSIIDDPNLRWGGNFQAKDPVHIDDNLNQDLARWDQRYQAMQKAVQLGG